From a single Metopolophium dirhodum isolate CAU chromosome 6, ASM1992520v1, whole genome shotgun sequence genomic region:
- the LOC132946939 gene encoding venom serine carboxypeptidase-like: MVMRRELRIRRRSATLKFVVAFFAALCCCCSCSARTNVKDDGALYLSPMIREGRIDEARAACKVRLDNSTAAAVDSCAGYLTVDEALLSNLFFWFFPATNGSSGAPVVLWLQGGPGASSLFSVFNEHGPFTVDAAGVLQTRRHAWTSTHSVLYVDNPVGAGYSFTGDDSGYSSNQTDVARNLYAALVQFFTLYPEYRQNEFYAAGESYAGKYVPAVSYAIHQNNPGAQIKINLKGLAIGNGLIDPINQMVYSEFLYQNGLIDEDGKRLFKVQEDLARDRIANQDYRAAYAAMTRMMITTPSLYSELTDMQNIYNVVWNRNPIPFEGGNWDRYVQGPVARAALHVGRRQWSSVDTVYERMKYDIPMSVASWLAELLDDGRYRVLLYSGQLDAIVPYRGTVNVARALRWTGAERFGNATRTTWYLVAMVAGYATTYGPLTELLVRNAGHMVPYDQPAWAHDMINRFTSGKPFD; this comes from the exons atggtcatgCGTCGCGAACTCCGAATTCGGCGGCGGTCCGCCACCTTGAAGTTCGTCGTCGCGTTTTTCGCCGCcctctgctgctgctgcagctgTTCGGCGCGAACCAACGTCAAAGACGACGGGGCACTGTACCTGTCGCCCATGATACGCGAAGGCCGGATCGACGAGGCGCGGGCCGCGTGCAAAGTGCGCTTGGACAACagcacggcggcggcggtggacaGTTGCGCCGGTTACCTGACCGTGGACGAGGCGCTCCTATCAAACTTGTTCTTCTGGTTCTTCCCCGCCACGAACGGGTCCAGCGGCGCGCCCGTCGTGCTGTGGTTGCAGGGAGGCCCGGGCGCGTCCAGCCTGTTTTCGGTGTTCAACGAGCACGGGCCGTTCACGGTGGACGCGGCCGGCGTTCTACAGACGCGCCGGCACGCGTGGACGTCCACGCACTCGGTGCTGTACGTGGATAATCCGGTGGGCGCGGGGTACAGCTTCACCGGCGACGATTCAGGTTACAGCTCCAACCAGACGGACGTCGCCCGGAACCTTTACGCCGCCTTGGTGCAGTTCTTCACGCTGTACCCGGAGTACCGGCAAAACGAGTTCTACGCGGCCGGCGAGTCGTACGCCGGCAAGTATGTGCCGGCCGTGTCGTACGCCATCCACCAGAACAACCCAGGAGCCCAGATCAAGATCAATCTCAAGGGGCTGGCCATCGGCAACGGGCTCATCGACCCCATAAACCAGATGGTATACAGCGAATTCTTGTACCAGAACGGGCTCATCGACG AGGACGGCAAACGTTTGTTCAAAGTGCAGGAGGACTTGGCCCGAGACCGGATCGCCAACCAGGACTACAGGGCCGCGTACGCCGCGATGACCAGGATGATGATCACCACACCGTCGCTGTACAGCGAGCTGACTGACATGCAGAACATCTACAACGTGGTGTGGAACAGGAACCCGATACCGTTCGAGGGCGGCAACTGGGACCGGTACGTGCAGGGCCCGGTGGCGCGGGCCGCGCTCCACGTGGGCCGACGCCAGTGGTCGTCGGTGGACACAGTTTACGAGCGGATGAAGTACGACATACCGATGTCCGTGGCCTCGTGGCTCGCAGAGCTTCTGGACGACGGCCGGTACCGCGTGCTCCTCTATTCCGGACAGTTGGACGCAATCGTGCCGTACCGGGGCACGGTGAACGTGGCCAGGGCTCTCCGGTGGACAGGCGCCGAGCGGTTCGGGAACGCGACGCGTACCACCTGGTATCTCGTCGCCATGGTGGCTGGTTACGCGACCACGTACGGTCCGCTTACCGAGCTGCTGGTCAGGAACGCTGGTCACATGGTGCCGTACGACCAACCGGCTTGGGCCCACGACATGATCAACCGGTTCACGTCAGGCAAGCCATTTGACTGA